A window of Rhododendron vialii isolate Sample 1 chromosome 11a, ASM3025357v1 genomic DNA:
TCAGATCTCTTTCGAACAGAAGACGTTCTTCTCCCACTATAAGACGGTACTTCTGCAACCCTTGGAACTGCTGAGATATTGCATACCTAGTAAGCTCCTGTACACTGCGAAAGTGGACAGCGACAACTTTTAATTGACGCAAGCACAGGAGACCTTCTGTGGACACTTCTACTCCTGTCTCGTCAATTCTAAGGTATTGGAGTTTTGAGAGCCTACGTAACTTCCAGCTAGGAAACGTCCTTAATATTTTATTACCTGAGAGGTCGAATTTTCTGAGATTAACCAATTCTTCAATACCTTCCGGTAATTCTTCAATTTCGCTATCAGTCAGTACAAACATTTTCAGAGCCTTCAACTTCTCCAGTGACGGCACATTCTTTAATTGGTTACACCTGTTCAGAATTAATGCATGCAAATTCTCCAAGTTGGAGATGGACTCTGGCAGTGACGTTATTCTCCTCATGGACAAATCCAATACCTCAAGACAAGGCATATTGGAGAAGAAACAATTTGGAATCACTTCTAACATTGACGGATAGCTAATATTCAAAAGTAAGGTGGTAAGCCGGGGGCAGACAGGTGGTGTAATTGGAAGTTCACTTATCAAACTATCCATGAAGGAAATCCTCTGAAGATCATCAGACCAAAGTTCATATGGTACCCTTTTTTTTGTCTCACCAGCATTTACCATGAATCTAGGACTACTTGCTGTTATTTTGAGAGCCATATCTCTGATCAAATCATGCATCCTAACACATTCTTGTTTGTATATATCGGTAACGCAATCCAATAAGCAGCTACTTGTTAGTTTTCCCAATATAGCGTGACCCTTGTCCAACTGTGCTTCTTCACTATCCATGTCAGCGATTAATTCCTCtgcaatccaatactctatcaGCTCATTCACAGGGATGAAACGGTCTGCAGGATACAAGGAACAATACAAGAAACAATCTTGGAACACCTTATTTTCTAGGCGACTATAACTAAATTTGAGTTGCTCAAAAACCTTACTTACATCATCGCTGGCGTCTTCCGTCGAAGTGATCAATTCATTTAGTGCATTTCTCCAGTCACGGATTCCTTTCAAATCCCGACAACTTCCAGCTAACGTAACAATTGCAAGCGGCAGACATGCACATTCTTTGGCAATTTTAGCTGCAATTTCTTCCACATCTGGAGCAAGCACCGAGTCATTTCCAACAACTATGCTGCGAAATAGAGTCAGCGCTTCCTCCTCTGTGAGAAGATCCACTTTTACAGGTGTACACTTCATCCTTTTACACACTTCTAACGATCGTGTAGTAAGAACAAGTTTACACCCGTTAGATCTCTTCGGTTCTGGAACACCCACGCTGTCCAGATCAAATCTCTCCCATACATCATCTAAGATAAGGGCGTACCTTTTCTGTCGGTTGAGCACTGCATGTAATTCTAATGCTCTTATTGTTTCGTCCTCATCATCCGAAAACCTAAGTTTTAGTGCCTTAGCTATGTCGCTCTGTAGCTTTGTAATATCGAATGTTTTAGATACAGTGACCCAATACACATTATCAAACTTGCCTTTTTCTTCCAAGAGCTGATTGTGAATGTACTTCATGGTGGTTGTTTTGCCAACGCCCCCCATTCCATAAACACCAATCTTTGTGACGTCATCATTCGTCACGCATTTCCAAATGTTCTCTGTGTTCCTTGCCTTTGTGCATTTAACAAAATCTTCCGTTAGTGGTTGCAACAGTCTACCGGTTGTTTCTTCATCAATCatcaaactattaaaatcaCTGCCCTTTTTCTGGAGTTCTTGCACCTCTAGAATCTTCTTGGCGATATCCTTTCCCAACCGCATACGCGAGGAGACATTCGTCGTTTCTCCAACTACTTCTTGCTCAAGCCTTTGCACATCATCTTTAAACCGTTGCACATTTGTGAGCCAAACTTCAACTTCTTTCTTTGGTCTTTTCCCTGGCCGGCGCTCCGCATTGCTAATTTGTGAATTTATGTCATTCTCTTGACCACTCAAGTACTCTACCTTTCTCTTGAGATTTTGCATGTTTTCGTTAAGATCCTGCAAACAAAAAGTAAAGGATTGTGGTCACGAGGAAATCATGAAGAGTACTTCACTAGTATTTTGATGGTTTAATTCTATTTTGCTATATTttcttgacaaaaagaaaactcTCGAACCTAGTGGTTATGATAATTCTTGGTGAAAAAAAACCAATCTTGTTGGCCAGCTAATGCAACCATTGGTCCGTTAATCCCTATCATCAAGGACAAGAGGAAAACCTCCAAGTCTCCAACATCCATCATCAACATTGTTTACTTTGCGCTCTTCTTtggccataaaaaaaaaattaatctcatAGTTATCCTTCCAAACAAAcattcactactacaatattgttaaaagatgacgcttgaaaaagtgaaaagatgtCAGTTTTCGAAAAAACcgtaattaaaaaaattgccatagataaataatgtcagtcatctaaaaaactatgatataatatatttataatgtcactttctaaaatagtgacataactattcttactttttaatgtcagtttttcctaaactgtgatctaatatatttatgatgtcactttctaaaatagtgacataactattctttctttttaatgtcagtttcttTTAAACTGTGATCTAacatatttatgatgtcactttgtaaaatagtgacataactattctttctttttaatgtcagtttcttttaaactgtgatctaatatatttatgatgtcactttgtaaaatagtgacataactattctttcttttaatgtcagttttcacctaaactgtgatctaatatatttgtgatgtcactttgtaaaatagtgacataattattctttctttttaatgtcattttttccttataagtgacattgaagaacaaaaatttgtttttggaaaaaacgGCATCATCTATGAGCGTTGTTACTTTGAAATCTCAAATCGGGAGCAGGTCGTtacatatggtatcagagcttgtaTCAACCGAAAATGTGAGACAGAATCTCAACATCATACGAGGACGTGTATTCCTAAGTGGGGGAGATTGTGACGCCTGCCCCTGGGGAGTTCCAGGTAGTGGTCAACCGGCTTGAGCACAGTTGGGACCCGTGCGAGGGGCTATCGGATCGGTGACTAGAAGAGTCAACCGATggtagtcccacatcgcttggtgaaGTGTAAGTTGTGTGCTATAAATAATATATCGTCATCCTATCTTGGACAATGACTTTTAAAGCTATGAGGGTGCCAAAGCCAATTGAAACTTcatagttaagcgtgcttgCACTGGAGTAATTCTGGGATGAGTGACCTCATTGGGAGGTTTGATGGGGTTTGGTGTTCAAAGCGGACACAATATTATACAGGGCGGGAGCGGATCGTTATAAAAGATGACGGCTTTAAAGCACTTTAATGACGTTTCACAACTGTCATCTTTTACTTTCAATTACGTTTATAAACCGTCATCTTTATAGATATTAATGACAGTCTCAAGTACTTTAATGACATTTCACAAATGTCATCTTTTACTTTCAATTACGTTTATAAAGCGTCATCTTTATAGATATTAATGACAGTTTCAAACCGTCATTTTAAGATTCAGACTTTTAATGACAGCTCCATAGATGACAGTTTCAAAATTGTCATCTTTCGCGTTtaatgacacttttaaactgtcatcttttacgattattgtagtagtgatttGGATAAAAACAAGCAGCTCATGATATCCAGGGGCAGAGGTGTGTTGGGGCTGGCAAGGGTCCCGGTAACCCCCAAATACTctatatttttaaaacaaatttagTATACTTAaacactaaggctccgttcagttgccagggaTGTTGTACAgaaaagttattctcaggaaaagtcaagtaaagtgaagtaaaagaaaaagaaatctattttcctgtgagtgttcattcgacaaaaaaattttgcaggaaaacttaagtttagtggttcatttgtcgagaaaagacacttatgagaaacttctttatttctCATGGCTtaaagtaactttgagagctaacACATaccgaaaaatgtattttatctaatgcaaagccttaacatgaagcttaaaaaataagtagatgataactaaataaacaaattttaaacaaCTATACTTGATTAGTTGCCAATACAAAAACTTATTGATAAACTGATGATtagtaagtacaaaacaaaactgaagactaatgacaagataaataaatacttctaaaaaaaatcaattactaattttttccacaacaattatctcagaaagCACCACAGTAGTCGAAATTGTTGTTACTCACGTAAATCTCAAAGTGCCTTTTTAAGAatctaattcgtatttttttggtattggagTCATTTGCTTGTTTTCTTACCtgccaattattttggccccataatggagaaaacttttccgcaaaatcctatgcttttggccagatcacttttgcaagaaagtaaatcttgcaggaaaacttaagaacatgtttcccactactttcTTGGCAACTAAACACTGCAAAACTTatgagaaagttgatttttccatcctttCCTGTACTTTCCGGACAACTGAACAGAGCCTAAGGATATAAGTATGCGATTAGTCTCAAATTAAGTTTGGTCTTTAATTCAACTTAGGCCATCCAttgtggtataatcaaaagtcaattgttaataaagttaacaatgttgatgcaaaagatggctcataatgatataatcaaacttagcaacatctttaaaaataattaaattttgggttttggataaccaaaactagcaacctttttcaataatcaaaatttgtggacccCACACCACATAaattaactagttccaaaatttgtatagcgcgtgtttcaactggtattttcttattttcttcttcgcctgctctatatcttGTTCACTTCACCCAtaaattgtttctctttctttccctccaaaagtaaagctcatatctctcgatcatctacaatttaacccatcgttgccggattaaggtatttcactttacTTTCCCATTTCGATTTCACTCCTTTTTCGTTCCTCCtcctgtggttgagtacatgaagaaccttgcattcttctccaaattcaagaacacatttgatttttttttttggaagattaaGAGAGTGATAGATTTGTGATATTAGTTTGGTTAGATAGGCTAcagaaataggaaaaaaaaaaaagaagttccgaagttgttttgatagagaacactaggaagaacaccatatgttTGATAAAATGACTAAACCAGTAAAATGCCTAAGTCAGTCATCAACGAATTCTAAAATAGTCAAATTGCTAGAGATGAGTAATGTCAATTGTGTAAGTGGATCAACATTGTAGTGGAATTGTAATGGATCCCttaattattttagttatggactagaagtgaccattatGGATCCCAACATTATTAAGCTTGGCAatcttttaaatgaataatcaaaagctgatgtgtctaCTTTTAactatccattttttattataccactttGAATGGCCTTATTACCTTGATCTTTAACAATTTCTCCTTCAACAAGACATAACCAAATGGAGGATAATATATTTGATTGTTGTAGTtactaaaagaaaacacacaacaCTTTACGTATAGAGTGTTATACACGAAGGAAAAGAATGTATATAATGAGAGTGTATTTTTGATAATAAGAATCTATATTTGTCAATTCGATTCCTTTGTGATAAAAATCCCGGCTTCGGTATTTGACTTATCTAGTGTGGTTTGAAATGTATACAACTTTAGCAACTGCCTCATATCTATTCCCCCCTTCCACATAGTAAAAGAAAGCAACCACAAACAATCACGCTTTGTTTGATAATATCCGTACTTACCCTCAGGTGCTTGTCGGTTTGCTTGCTTTTGAGTGCACCAATAATTTCCTTAATGAACTCGGCTTCATACCTAAAATTTCAATTTAATAAGCCAAATGAAGCTCAGTATATCagaaaagatttgaaaggaTAAACCAAATTTCCATGCACATACCAAAACTAGTACACAAATTATAAAAAGTCCCCACACACAACCACGTGTGTCAAGAAGATCAATGAACTCAAAATTTGGTCAAGAGTAGCATTACTTTCCGTCGACTTCCAACCATAGACGGATCCAAGGTGGGCGGGCTATGACCACCTCCAATTTGGGAAAACCtataaatacataaaaataaattccATACAACATTTAACATATTGGGCCCCATAACTTgtcaaaatggacaataaaataTGCGTTTAattcccatgcatggcattagGGGCCTCCAATATGTTGAACAGATAGCTTGATAGCTTGTGTGCACAATTTGTACAGAGTGTTCGGAATACAAACACCAGTTCCTCTCTATACCGAATCCCTCCTGTTCCCGTGTACCCGCGATATTGAGCAATTAGATCATGTATTTGAATTTATGTATTTTAAAACTGCCATGTAATTAATCTAACGGTTAAAAATGTATGGGAACCAAAATATAGAAGAAAGCTGGTAGAGAGAATttgaccccttttttttttttttaacgcgATTTGATCCCTCATTCAATACATATGAACCCCACAAAATAGAAGAGACTCACTTGCCTCGAACGAGCGTATCTTTGTATTCGGATGGGTGTATGCAAATATGTGTAcctagagcatctccaatccttacCGTATCTCTGTATTCGGATGGGTGTATGCAAATATGTGTACCTAGAGCATCTCCAAGCCTTACCCTTACCCTTCCtcaaatttgggtcaaattttgagaaaaaattcattttgggtaGAAGCATCTCCAATGGCAAAACCctattttgacccaaatttatCATTTTTGAAATACTTAGTGGCATTCGTGTAAATAACACGAGAGAATCCTCAAAATCAGAAGCTCCAATGTAGCTCTGGCGAAGCTCTGAACGTCTCATGTGCAGGTTGGAAGAGATGAGGTGGAAGTCATTGGGGCCGTTTTTTGATGAGTCACAGCAGAGGGAGATGTCGATCAGCACCATTGAACTTGAGAGCGTTGTGAAGCGAATCGAAAGAGCTTGGGCAGGACTAGGTTTTGAGACATGAACGTACAATGAGGTGTGGGTGTGAATATGTATCtacaatgtgtgtgtgtgtgtgtgtgagagagagagagagagagagagaggcggaaaAATGGGTATGAGTCTGGTTTGTCTCAAATTTGCGAAAGAAAATGGGTAAAACTCAAAAATGGACAAGAGTCTGGGTCATGCttggagatgagtttttgataattttatccaaattttgggtttggatcttaaaatgggtcaaggctggagatgttAAAGACTACTAATGGAGAAATAAAATGAATTGAATGAATAAATTACCCATCAGTTTGATTTCCGGAAACCATGCCAGCCATACTCGCAACCTCCTTAAGCGCCGCACTCCATCCCTCCACTTCTTCAACCGTTGCTTTCTCTTctccgaaatccaatttttttgcttGCTCCTTAATTTTCCCCGGATCCACCTCGTAGAACACGGGCAAAATAAAATGATCCGACTTCTTCTTGTAGTGTTCGAGAATCGTCTGGATTTCAAATAGGCACGATTTCGAAGTGGCGTAGGTTTCCGATAACACGATCACCGACATGCTAGAGTTCCAAATTGCTTTCTGCAACTCAGTTTTGATGTTCTCACCCCTCTCAATCCCTTCATTGTCCCTGAATGTTTCAAACCCCTCTCGCTTCAAAGCCTCGTAGAGGTGATCGGTGAACTTTTTACGGGTGTCTAAGCCCCTAAAACTCAAGAAAATGTCGTATGTACCTTGAAATTCAGAGTTCGAAGAGGAAGCCATCGAAGAAGAACCCAGAGATTGAGCTACGACTTCCGAtcagaaatttttttctttttcaaacagaCATGTTCTTCTTGACCGACCCTGCGAATTGAACGACTTCGTATCATTCAGAAATCAAATAAATTTTAAGCTCTCAAAATTCTCATAACTAAAAACTTCAACAACAGAGACAGAGgaaagagggaaaagaaaaaagctgAAGCCACAAGTGAAGAAGGAAGAGTACTCTCGTCTTTACGTTACATGGTGGCGAAATAGCAAGATGGCATTAAACAGTGTAGTCTGGTGTGGAGCAATTgggaaagaggaagagagagatgagagaagaaagagagagaaagcaattGGAAGAAGGAATCGTCGAATCAATGGGGCAACTACTGATAGGATTGAAGCCAGGGCCCCCCTGCTACCCGTAGAGAAGGCATGCAGCATGCCGCGTAGTGGCAAAGCTTTCTTCCCAAAAAGTAGAACTCTACTTTCCTACCACTTAATTTCTTTcggctacttttttttttttttttgaacaaaattaaagaGATTCCTCTTACCCCGcgtttttaaatttgaaaaacaaacaaataatgcAGTACACGGAAAATTTAGGGATACTTAAATAATCATCCCCTAGTCTAGTATAAGTTATGTTTTAATCTCGTCCACATTTTGgaattatgttttcatcctcaaattcaaataaacccAATTTTACTTTTACTGTTGTATATACTCCCTATATAGGTACAAAATTTTGGGATAAAAAACTAATCTCTAAACTCCTCCACCATTATTTTAGGATATTCACAACTTACAATCCTCATTGTATGCTTCTTTCCGTTATCTGAATTTTCAAATCCCATGGAGGTTCAGATGGCCTTCTATTCATAGTGTTTCTTTGTttaggaggttttttttttaacggccaAAGAAGAGAAATCCAAGTTCCGTTCTTGATGCCTATTTTCTATAGATCTTGAATTTCAACACTGCCTCATGCGGTGCAGACCAAATATACAAAACCCTCGATGGATGCAACGACGGTTGCACTCTCGATCTCATGTTCTTCTGCACATCGTTCCTCCACCAATGTGGTGGTTTCGGCTATTTAGGTGGTGGCTCGGGCTTGCCAGACGTTATTTTCAGGCTCGTCGGACGGTCGATTGCACTCTTTCATGTTTTCTCCACATCATTCTTCCACCGATGTGGTGGTTTTGGCTATTTAGGTGGTGGCTTGGGCTCGCCGGATGTTAATGTCGGTTTTTCATTTGGGGTGCAAGTTTGTTGTTGTGTGTTTTTGGCAATGACATGCATTGTAGTTCTTGAaatttatctctcttttttttgttgattgtaTCCACCATTGTAGTTATACTGATTTTCCAAtcatttcatggtaaattatttgtatcatttaccatgaaatttgTTTGTGAATCACTTCATGGtttatgtagacaccccattctggactgtccagagaACGCTATTTTCCGATGTTTTATTTCTTCAATGATGATTaatggtcgagaacagtctgaggacgatggtgtgtttgagctttgaatgtcccgaacctctttcaaacccccttcaaacccttcaaaaccagagccaaacagccccagcaaaaccaaactggcttacgccataGATCCCCTGGCGCACACCAGTTAACTACCAcatgtcggtcatcgaccgttgactcagttattactggcgcacgccggtctatatgtggcgcacgccagtcaaacccagtcaaatcaactttattcagccacgtGGACGAGACTTtggtgccaccctgacgtcggccacagtctccttgatgattactctcggcagggacgctccctctctctcctacaccccccatcaaggcaagtcccatgcatttaatgcatgggaggctctcttcttgttccaaccagccaaacaagcccttagccccaactgatctcagtccatctctcctctataaatacccccattgcattcatttgcaaggggttagccacattaagaagtgcaatctttcttcttctcttcccttgctctctatctctcctctgccattgaaagagaaaggaggggaactcacttccatacaccccacTGATGTCCAGTCACCATCCAatctccatcttcaacctttgagctcaaaaccaccttcaaacctcaatacaaaaaggtataccacctttgtgttcctttctgttttcagctcctgaggggaaccagtaaggctcaggctagtaagtaatactagtcctggccttaaactggtaaaatctGACAATCGTGCAGTatgagacatggcgcacgccagtacacgtatgccgtacgccagtcatggcagtgcgagcactactggcgtggggatcatggatcatcatttctgttagcttacatttctgtcaatcacctaaGCATgataataaccagtttactgctttctgtatctAGAACTGTTTAACTGTAGTAGTTACTGCTTGCTCCTTCATAtgttcaaaaggcctctgggatccttctggtcatgttccagaacccagatgatgcaaagccaagcactggattaggatCAAAGTGGCATACGCTgtccataactggcgtacggctgtTTGTCctaagatccagtggctggcccttgcatcttagcttagacTTGGCCTTTTTTCTATCCCCACGCTGTTTTGAGATATTCTGCTGTCTTTTGAGGCTGGAAGCCATTTCATTTGTCTGTAACCGTGTATATtctgttctattaaactgcgtggtttgtcctgggtgtgcgctggtccctttccagaacCCAGAGGGTTACAAACAAAGATTGTGAAACCtggtaagtggagtacgccagctTGGTTGTGGCGTGCACAGGTCGTATCTGCATGCAccggctcggccagtgcatgctggtgtggaTCCTGCTCATGTTCCTTCAGGGTAGTATACTTCAATTCAATCGGGTTAcccagtgcttgttctcaatctatgttttatcattgcaagcaagtcattcataaagcattttgtcacgtaattgcaacttgttatagttttgaCCCctattaactgttcccccgccctaactggctaagaaaaataatcaaattagagaaaaatgcaaacgtttttatgaaatgcctgagtagagaccgatctccggattgggcgagaggggtgccataaaatccttctcctctcgtaacctggctcccgaacctcagatatcgaaggtgacgacggaccggtctacaagccttttttttcaaatcaaacaaacgtagcaaacgtttttcgagttcggttccttgggtgttttcaccgcaaaaacccgagtggcgaccctgaatcgaagcgtttcgccgcgcttttccaaagagggccgcacccgacCTTAAAAACAGAAATCGAGGATTTTcagggcgcgtgcccacagtggcgactctgctagggaACGCAgtgcgttgattgatatttggcgattaatacataattgaacaaatttcaaaagtttgtcaaaacagtacgcttcgcgctgctgaagaacggaatggtaacgtaacaggatctcagcatccgaccaatccgaactggggcttttactattgttcacttgtgcaattttctccaagtatcaactaacaaaagtgagccaagcttcaaaaggcatttttccaaagcgttgcatttctctctcgtcgAATCATTCTTCAGCATTCTCTGTtcgcatcgatggttggtcagccccgttgcgGTGTTCtaggtaaccggcacaatttattggagcccagggtcctcgaacgcccaacaaccttggacgatgatgagtcgtactaccgttcgaccgttgctttgctctacgcgttgcaatgggaggtatatcgcggctctagtcagaggaaccccttaagccaaaaccggcctctacagcgcttacaaagcactagaacctttcaacctaagacagggacccgcagggtaggattatttgcatctaacccctatATCATGTCTATGTGTTAtcgctttccttatcgcatgcctgtacatacattcatgaccgttctgcgtaggagcatgctagggcagcttttaggatgtcttttgtcgagtctgtcttgtgCCCGCTCGACGTtcccttggaccgatgacgagtcgtgcatctcgatgttgcacgttaccaaaattttcaagtccttaatcaatgaggctTCGGGAAATCAATACCTTCTAAGTCTTTATCTAGCGCCCCATCGAGGTTCCAAATCgaaaaacaaggaacaacggagagaatgacgtgatgcttacaccacccaggttaaaagtgctaatcacttacaccatccgggctccggcacagtgctgcttatgcCGCTTTGGTTATGGcatcacgccatctacaccgagttgttccgagctcaaactttgaaacttcgagaagggagaaaatcaaaggcttaggctgttttgacatctcctagtgacagtcgattcaatcaaggatacatcgtcgaaaagaaaatccgaggattctatggcaactgtccgagtgtCGTAAAGCAGACTCTCTCTAGtcctagagtctaggaggacaccgacgacgttgacatgctcattttccattcttttccattctttcaaataaaatgattgcaggctATCACTGAGTTCTTGTGCTTTGCTAtctagtcatgccgatgtcGAAGCAGGGATCCGAAATCAatagccaaacctacttgggatcgTCCGTTGGGTCCGTCTGAAAATCTGATTTGGGATTTGTCTCTCAGCCGATCACAACGGAAGCTCAGGCCTGCACTTTGTCACGGGAGGATTCGCCACCGACTACTCTGCACGAGTCCCCTCCATCTTCTCCGTCTCCGCCAGCATCTCCAAAGCTTGTTAAGACAGAGGCTCTAGCAATGGCAGAtatcccacctccgaatctcgCCATCGTATTGGCAGATCTAcagcacaacctagccatcatgcagcaaagggccgaccaggccgacgcctctatggccaatctccgCACTTTAATCGAAGAACGACTTCCCCTTGTAGCCGGAGGGGCAGGCGGTGAAAGGCAAGAGCGAGAAGCAGCTGCCGAAGAGAAACCTCTGATCGAAAATCCTGCTCCAAGCCCGGAAATGGcagctttggtcgccaaaatggcaaaattggAAGTGGCAGTTGCTAAGTCCGAAACAAAAGGGGCAGGAGTGCTAGATATGGATCGCCTTTGCCCGTTCCCAAATGCCAAGTTGCCCGATCGGTTTAAGATGCCCGACTTTGCGAAGTTTGACGGA
This region includes:
- the LOC131307265 gene encoding disease resistance protein At4g27190-like isoform X1 translates to MASSSNSEFQGTYDIFLSFRGLDTRKKFTDHLYEALKREGFETFRDNEGIERGENIKTELQKAIWNSSMSVIVLSETYATSKSCLFEIQTILEHYKKKSDHFILPVFYEVDPGKIKEQAKKLDFGEEKATVEEVEGWSAALKEVASMAGMVSGNQTDGYEAEFIKEIIGALKSKQTDKHLRDLNENMQNLKRKVEYLSGQENDINSQISNAERRPGKRPKKEVEVWLTNVQRFKDDVQRLEQEVVGETTNVSSRMRLGKDIAKKILEVQELQKKGSDFNSLMIDEETTGRLLQPLTEDFVKCTKARNTENIWKCVTNDDVTKIGVYGMGGVGKTTTMKYIHNQLLEEKGKFDNVYWVTVSKTFDITKLQSDIAKALKLRFSDDEDETIRALELHAVLNRQKRYALILDDVWERFDLDSVGVPEPKRSNGCKLVLTTRSLEVCKRMKCTPVKVDLLTEEEALTLFRSIVVGNDSVLAPDVEEIAAKIAKECACLPLAIVTLAGSCRDLKGIRDWRNALNELITSTEDASDDVSKVFEQLKFSYSRLENKVFQDCFLYCSLYPADRFIPVNELIEYWIAEELIADMDSEEAQLDKGHAILGKLTSSCLLDCVTDIYKQECVRMHDLIRDMALKITASSPRFMVNAGETKKRVPYELWSDDLQRISFMDSLISELPITPPVCPRLTTLLLNISYPSMLEVIPNCFFSNMPCLEVLDLSMRRITSLPESISNLENLHALILNRCNQLKNVPSLEKLKALKMFVLTDSEIEELPEGIEELVNLRKFDLSGNKILRTFPSWKLRRLSKLQYLRIDETGVEVSTEGLLCLRQLKVVAVHFRSVQELTRYAISQQFQGLQKYRLIVGEERLLFERDLRKEFNISYKSVPFGSLVYQPVLPADIESFAVDGFHDPISLSAIPCFKDAKDLRKCLVNHCNGLESIFSSSTFSEDGQIPLGTVEFFILTELPRLRLLFDGIAPPHNIYFNLKELSINNCDAVLNIFPVQLLQNFPNLEKLSVWQCENVEDIIVEIAETSDWSNHQDYNNSISLPKLMHLELVDLPRLKSIYNGVMVCPSITRVQLLKCPMVRRLPLSLHMDGEQATPPPALKRIVVHEKWWESLQWDDPLTKTILQPCIGFTKWLLDYKGCEDDYSEDSNDDLIDLNKLPDKISENSIQGVEPDKKLGKISNAKQVKRLRARNKLKGHFWYSNRLDLFRAQRRCGSLRMKKLIFRV
- the LOC131307265 gene encoding disease resistance protein At4g27190-like isoform X2, with the translated sequence MQNLKRKVEYLSGQENDINSQISNAERRPGKRPKKEVEVWLTNVQRFKDDVQRLEQEVVGETTNVSSRMRLGKDIAKKILEVQELQKKGSDFNSLMIDEETTGRLLQPLTEDFVKCTKARNTENIWKCVTNDDVTKIGVYGMGGVGKTTTMKYIHNQLLEEKGKFDNVYWVTVSKTFDITKLQSDIAKALKLRFSDDEDETIRALELHAVLNRQKRYALILDDVWERFDLDSVGVPEPKRSNGCKLVLTTRSLEVCKRMKCTPVKVDLLTEEEALTLFRSIVVGNDSVLAPDVEEIAAKIAKECACLPLAIVTLAGSCRDLKGIRDWRNALNELITSTEDASDDVSKVFEQLKFSYSRLENKVFQDCFLYCSLYPADRFIPVNELIEYWIAEELIADMDSEEAQLDKGHAILGKLTSSCLLDCVTDIYKQECVRMHDLIRDMALKITASSPRFMVNAGETKKRVPYELWSDDLQRISFMDSLISELPITPPVCPRLTTLLLNISYPSMLEVIPNCFFSNMPCLEVLDLSMRRITSLPESISNLENLHALILNRCNQLKNVPSLEKLKALKMFVLTDSEIEELPEGIEELVNLRKFDLSGNKILRTFPSWKLRRLSKLQYLRIDETGVEVSTEGLLCLRQLKVVAVHFRSVQELTRYAISQQFQGLQKYRLIVGEERLLFERDLRKEFNISYKSVPFGSLVYQPVLPADIESFAVDGFHDPISLSAIPCFKDAKDLRKCLVNHCNGLESIFSSSTFSEDGQIPLGTVEFFILTELPRLRLLFDGIAPPHNIYFNLKELSINNCDAVLNIFPVQLLQNFPNLEKLSVWQCENVEDIIVEIAETSDWSNHQDYNNSISLPKLMHLELVDLPRLKSIYNGVMVCPSITRVQLLKCPMVRRLPLSLHMDGEQATPPPALKRIVVHEKWWESLQWDDPLTKTILQPCIGFTKWLLDYKGCEDDYSEDSNDDLIDLNKLPDKISENSIQGVEPDKKLGKISNAKQVKRLRARNKLKGHFWYSNRLDLFRAQRRCGSLRMKKLIFRV